Within the Feifania hominis genome, the region ACCGATCTGGATGACCTCGTTGCCGAGCGTTCCCGGAGCCGGCTTGTTCCAGGGCTGATTCCACTCCAGATCGAACACAATGTAGTTCATCTCGATCTCCATCTCATTTCCAAGTAACATTGCTCTATTTTACACCGGCGCGTCCCTCTTTGCAAAGAGGAGCTACCCACGCGAGAGCTGCTGTCTCTCAATTTCGGTGTAGCGCATGCCGCCCGCCGTGCGCTCGGAGCGCATGAGGCTCAGCGCCCGGACGGGACAGCGCAGCTTCGGCAGACCCGCGCTCCACTCCCCGGCGCCAAAGCCGGGGCGCAGCGCCACCCGCCGCCCGAGGGTCAGATGGGGCCGGTAGGCGCGGCGCTCCAGCTCAAAGCCCTCGCCGCGAAAAGCCTGGGCGAGACGCCGCTGAATGGCGAGAAGCGGTGCGCAGGGTTCGACGCCCAGCCACCAGATGTCGCCCCCGTCGCGGCGAAAGCGGCCGGCCGCACCGAACGTGAGCGGGAAGGGCGCGCCCTCCACCGACCGAAGCGCCCGGCGCGCCGCGTCGGCGCGGTCGGTCTCGCCGAGAAAGACGAGCGTCAGATGCAGATTCTCCCGCGGGGTGAAGCTGCCTGCCGCCGCACCCGCGCGCAGCCCGTCGATCGCCTGCGCGGCCGCAGTCCGGCAGTCCTCATCGAGCAGAATCGCCGCGAAGAGCCGCTCGGCGGCGCTCAAAGCATCTCCCTCTCAGCCGAGAGAAGCTCGGCTCCCTTGGCGTTTGCCTCGGCAAAGGCCTGCGCCTGGTCGAGCACCTCGTGTACCCGCTCGGGCGTGTTTGCGATGGTGACGAGAGCGATCAAAATGCGCTGGTACTTGTCCTGCTCGCCCACCTCGGCAAAGG harbors:
- the thpR gene encoding RNA 2',3'-cyclic phosphodiesterase → MSAAERLFAAILLDEDCRTAAAQAIDGLRAGAAAGSFTPRENLHLTLVFLGETDRADAARRALRSVEGAPFPLTFGAAGRFRRDGGDIWWLGVEPCAPLLAIQRRLAQAFRGEGFELERRAYRPHLTLGRRVALRPGFGAGEWSAGLPKLRCPVRALSLMRSERTAGGMRYTEIERQQLSRG
- a CDS encoding DUF503 domain-containing protein — encoded protein: MNIGFLVLDFVAPFCNSLKDKRMIVRSLRDKLTKRFNVAFAEVGEQDKYQRILIALVTIANTPERVHEVLDQAQAFAEANAKGAELLSAEREML